The genomic region AACCACTCTGCTTGTCTTGGGTTGCTAGGTAAATTCACTGGCTGGCTCTGCGGTGAGTGAGTTCAGGGAACCCGGGAGCCATTCCCGTCCTTCTCAGTCTCCCCCAGCCGCCTAACCCCCCAGCTCCAGATTGACCTCAGCAGCTGTGTGACACTCGCCGTCtgttccctttcccctcccccttgcTTGTTTTTTGACAAAGACCAAATGTTATTCTTTACTTCCTTAGGGCTCTGTCTGTGAGAGTGGACTCCTGGGGAAAACTCCCGAGAACTCCGgggcccctcccagctcccaccccctcccgcctcctcccCAGCATTCCGGCTCAGGGTGCAGCCCAGCTCAGGGTGCAGCCTGTTCTCCTGGGACAGCCCCAGCTTCCTGTGAACCCCTCTCTGCCCTGCTCTCCACACAGGAACCCTCAGTCCTTTCAGGGCCCAGGTTCTAGGCCAGGTGGGTCTCTCTTATCCCGAGCTCTCTCCTCTGGCCCCTCTCCCCACGCAGGGTGCCTGTAGCTTGGGGTGGAAAAGAGGAAGTGACAGGAAGCCACTCAGTGTTGCCCATACCCTGATCTCCACACCTCCTTGCCCTTCAGTCCTGACAGATAAAGGCTTCCAGCACTGCCGCCCCAATCATGTGGAAGCTCTCCTCCTGTTTCCCCAGCTCTTTCTGAGCCAGCGTGTTCCTTGCACATGCTGTCCCATGGCCTAGGTCCCTGATGTCCCTTGGACTTGTTCCTGGGGCCCTGATAGCAGGATGAATCCTGAGGCGGGGGAAGGGCTGCGCTCGCAAAAGAGAAGTGCAGCTCGATCTCTCACAGACCACATCCTGTGCCTCCTAggccctgcctcctccagccctgcTCCCTTCCGCCCCGAGCTTTTGCCCCCTGTGCACCCCATCAGAACTTGCTCCCCACCCCTTCTCCCACAGGCCCCTGCAGTGCACACAAGAGAAAGCAGGCaggtggagggggcggggctggaggaTGCATCTGGCCCTCCCAGCCTCTCTGGAACCGTCTTCTCCTGTGACAGGTCTTTCTGTGCACAGCAGGGGTGGGAGCAGTGGGGGCTCCTGGGGCTTCCAGCTGTCATCCACCCCGGTAAACACAGGGCCCACCAGAGACAGAAGCCGACAGACTGCCTCTGCTTCATTTCCTGTCACAAGACTCACCTCCTTGGGGGATAACCCCAGCTTCCCCTCCCTTCGGCTTTTGCTTGCCCTTCCCTGGAGAGGGCCCTCTAAGAAGCTCACCCAAGCACCGTGGCCTGGGACTTCCCGCAGCAGGCCCTGGGCCCCTCCCAGTACGGGCTGAGCAGAGGAAGCAGAAACCCGGCTGCGGAGGTCTGAGCAGCGAGTGCCTCCAGCCTGGCGGGAACCCTGCCCTAGTTTAGCAAGCCACTGGTTGAGATAAAAGGATGGCAATAGGCTCTCCCCTCCTTTCCACCCTCTCCACGCCTCGCCCAGGCCCAAGACACAGGCGCTAGTCTGAAGTCTGGGTAAAAGTGAGAGAGGACATAGAGGCCGGCTGTTGGGAGTGGAAGAGGGTAGGAAGGAGGCCAGTCCCTGCCTGGGACTCCAGCTCCCACCTCTGGCTTGGTCCACTTGTCTTTCCCTCAGGTCCTCGGGAATCTGTAATTTCATGGTCCCGTGGACCTGGCTCGCTGATCCCAGGGGCTGGTGAAAAACTGTAGGCCAGCATCAGGTCTCTAGACTAGGCTCTAATGACCCCTGGTTTTCCCCCTAGGTTGAAAATAGGTTGAGGGTGGGAGACAGAGCCCTTAGGAGGGAGGAGCCTTCTTGGTTATCTCCCTCAAGGGTGGTTCATAGTCTTACCTTGAGTCTCCCAGCCCATCACCTTGGTAGTTCCTTTGGAGCATCAGCCTTCTCCTAAGACCTTTGCCTTCCACCTCCTCAGGCATCACAGGACGACGACGGGAGCCACAGGAATTAGAGAATCTAACCACCCTTGTAGATTAGCCCTGTGTTTGTATGTCTGAAGACAGTGTTTGTGGcttgccctccccccaccccccagtctaGGCTTCTCCAGCCCAGTCTTGCCTCTGCCTTTCTGGTTATACCTGGAGTGTGCTCCAGGTTATGAAGTCTTTCTTCTTAAACTCTAGGGAGTCCAGGTTTATAGGTCTGATTCTTTAGGTCGGCTGGGGAGGTAGAAGGCTGGGCAACTGGCTCCGGGGAGTCCAGGACCGGGCCTTTGCAAGCTCCCCCTGACACTTGTTTCCCCTAGACCTGTCCCGGAACCGGTTCCCCGAGGTGCCAGAGGCGGCGTGCCAGCTGGTGTCCCTGGAGGGCCTGAGCCTGTACCACAATTGTCTGAGATGCCTGAACCCAGCCTTGGGGAATCTCACCGCTCTCACCTACCTCAACCTCAGGTGGGGAGGCAGGACCACAGGAGGGTAGGGGGTTGTCCTTCTCAGCCCCAAGTACCAGTGCATGGCACCCTGAGTGACCCTCCCCGTGACCCAGAAAGTAGGGCAACACGGGAGAGTTCCTGCCTGGAGGGGGAGCCCACTGCCTTTCTCCTTCCTGCAGCCGAAACCAGCTGTCATCGCTGCCGCCCTACATCTGCCAGCTGCCCCTGCGAGTGCTCATCGTCAGCAACAACAAACTGGGGGCCCTGCCACCCGACATCAGTGCCCTGGGGAGCCTGCGCCAGCTCGTGAGGATGGGGAGCAGGGAGACTGGGGGGATGGCTGAGCCAGGCACTAGGGACTTTTGGCGGGAGGGCCGGGAAAGGCGGGATGCGCCCTAGGGGAAGGGATGAGACTAAAGGAAGTAGCCTGGTCCAGGAGGCAGTTTTTGGTGCTCCCGATCTGATGCTCCTTGCCCACGTCTCTCCTTATTCCAGGACGTGAGCAGCAATGAGCTGCAGGCGCTCCCCGCAGAGCTGTGCAGCCTCCCCACCCTGCGGGATCTTAACGTTCGGAGGAACCAGCTCAGCACCCTGCCTGATGGTGAGGGAGAGGAAGACTTAAGAGGGtgtcggggtgtgtgtgtgtgtgtgtgtgtatgtatctcccTTGAACAATGATGCCTTAGTCACCAGGGTTTTGCCATGTGTGAAATGCACTGTAAATTATTTTCCTTGCTCTTGACCAGCACCCCTCTGAAGCCGGCAAGGCAGGGTTTATTAGCTGTACCTGACAGATgtggggaaaggcagaggaagggcaaGAGGTGAGTGTGTCAGCAGGCACCCTGTAGAATTTCACGGTCAGAAAGGGCCTTCGAGGTCACCCAGTGTCACCACTTAGCGCAGATGAAGCTCTCAAAACCTTAGTCTGGTGAGGCCCTGTGCTGCCTCCCCAGAGATTCTGAATCAGTGCGCTGGAGCCCAAGCAAGCCCATTTTAACGAGCTAATTGTGATGCACCCCGACACTTGATAGCCTCTGCTCCGGAGCAGGCACACCTTCCTTTATTcactcagctgtgtgtgtgtgtttcctgtgTTTTAGGTGGGGACTAGGTAGATGTGAGTGATGTCACTCAGTTCTGGGGCCAGCTCTGAAGATTTAAGGGCTTAATGGGGAGAGACAAGCAGAGGGAGGTGCTAGGACAGGAAGCTTAAAGCCGTAGAAGCTGGAGGGAGCCATGGCTCTGTCGGGGACCCTAGGGAAGACCTCAGCCCTGAGGCACAGTAGGAACTGACCTTTGAAGGAGAGTTCCCCATCCTTCTGCAGCTGAGGCAGAAGTACCACTATGTGTAGAGTATAGAGGTCCAGCATGGAATGGTTAGGAAGGTAAGCCAGGACTGGTGGAAAGGACCGTGGCCATGCTACCCGTGTTTTTGAAGAGCAGGCGAGGGGAGTCAGGTGGCTACCTGTTTCTCTGGGCTCCTCCCATCCTTCTTCTAAGATGGTAGGGGTACATAAGCATTTGATCAGGGCTCTCTGGGCCATAAGAGACCCCAGCAAAATGCCCCGGGGAAACAGAGGAAGGAGCAATAAATTCCAGCCTAGTGTCTGGAAAGATTTTGAAGAAGTGACACGTGAGCTGAACCTGGAAAGATGCATGGACAGAAAATGGGGTTCTCCTAGCTGAGCAGACAGCATGTAGAGAGGCTAGAGCCAAGGGACTGGAGAGTGGTCCGATGTGGTGTGATGGTGGGAAGCGAGGTGGGAAATGTGGGCGGagccagatcatgaactccttaaccAGGGAATGCTGCTTGATCAGAGAGCAGTGATTTTTATTCTCATCCTGTGTCTCGGCTCATCACTAATCCAGGGGACCTCTCTGAGAAGTGGAGAAGGGTACCATTCTCCTGCGGGTGGGCCAGGGCTTGACTAGTAGAGCGCCTGGGGGTTGCAGCCCTCGCTTGCCTGTGCCTTTGTGCAGGGCACCGCCCGCTCACCTGCAGCAGCCCTGGCTGCAAGTCCTGGAAGGCTTTTGAGCAACAAGGTGTCACAGTTTGATCTGGGCCCTGTGATGGACACTtgaggaggaggatgtggcagtggggtggagtgggcagggaggagaagcggatgggCAGCAGCTGAAGTCAGTTTGAGTGGGCAGAGGAGCAGGGCGGTGGTTCCTGGGGAGCGCCCTCCGCCCACCAGGGCAGAGGGGGCTACTGGAGAGGTGACATGCCAGCCAGAGCAGGGGGCAGAGGAAGTGAGCACAAGGACCCGCCCCTGAGCATGCGCCTGACTTCTCCCTCACCCACCCCCAGAGCTGGGGGACCTTCCTCTTGTCCGCCTGGATTTCTCCTGTAACCGTGTCTCCCGCATCCCGGTCTCCTTCTGCCGCCTCAGGCACCTGCAGATCATTCTGTTGGACAGCAACCCCCTGCAGAGCCCACCTGCCCAGGTGAGTTGGGAGCAGGGCTGGGCggtaggggtgggagggggcacaGGGCTGGCTGAGAGTGGGCAGGAGTTGGGGGTGTGGGTCCCTATGGTAGCCAAGCAGGATCTCAGGGTCCCCCCTTCCCCTCACTATGCGTCTCCACACCCAGATCTGCCTGAAGGGAAAACTTCACATCTTCAAGTATTTGTCGACAGAGGCTGGGCGGCGCGGTGGGTCTGCACTGGGGGACCTTGCCCCTTCCCGCCCCCCAAGTTTCAGCCCCTGGTAAGTTCCACGTGGGAAGGAAAGAAGCCCCTGGATACTTAAACCCCTCCCCAGCACCAGGGACCCCATGGTTTCCGGAGGGTGGATGAGAAGGTGGCCGCCTAGAACGGGGCTGACCAGCTCTCCCTGGCTGGTCCCAGCCCCGCCGAGGACTTGTTTCCGGGACGTCGGTACGATGGCGGGCTGGACTCGGGCTTCCACAGCGTTGACAGTGGCAGCAAGAGGTGGTCTGGAAATGAGGTAAGGGCCTCCTCCCCATGGGACACAGGGGATCTCGGCCCCAGGGAGAACCTCTGAGCGAGGACCCTGCGTCTTCTGCCTCAAAAGCTCAGAGTGATGAGGGTGGCTGGAGCCGTCTTCTTCAGTCCCTCATCCAAGTGCCTCAGGGAAGGGCTGGTTCACCATGGGCCCAGGACTCCGGAGGGTCTATctcccatctctgcctttctgcatttccagtCAACGGATGAGTTCTCCGAGTTGTCGTTCCGGATCTCAGAGCTGGCCCGGGAGCCTCGGGGGCCCAGGGAACGAAGGGAGGATGGCTCTGGTGAGCAGCGGGGACATGGGCTCCGGGCTGGAGGTGTGGACGAGGCCCTCAGCGCCCGGCTCCGCTCTCTGACATGCCCTGCTCTCTAGCTGACGGAGACCCTGAGCAGATCGACTTCATTGACAGCCACGTGCCTGGGGAGGATGAGGAGCGAGGTACCGGCGAGGTGAGGGGCTGCCGCATCCCGTGTCCATCTACCGTGAGAGGGCCGGAGGGAGCGAGCCAGTGCAGGCTCGGGGGACCCCCTCAGCCCCTCCGCTGTTCTGTCTTCAGGAGCCGCGGCCACCAGAGTCGAGCCCCGTGGCGGGAGACGGGGAGAGGGCGCCGAGCAGCAGGTACCCGCGGGGCCCCCGAGGCGGCCCCCACCCTTCACGCGagtctcctctcccccacccagctctgcctcttgtCCCTGCCCTCAGGCGGGAGGAGCCGGCAGGGGAAGAGCGGCGGCGCCCGGACACCTTGCAGCTGTGGCAGGAGCGcgagcggcggcagcagcagcagcagcagagtgcgGTGTGGGGGGCCCCCAGGAAGGACAGGTGCGCACAGGGGAGCCCCCACGAGCTTCTCTGTCTCTCGGGGCTGGCGGAGCTGGGCACT from Muntiacus reevesi chromosome 2, mMunRee1.1, whole genome shotgun sequence harbors:
- the LRCH4 gene encoding leucine-rich repeat and calponin homology domain-containing protein 4 isoform X3 — its product is MAAAVAAPLAAGGEEAAATTSVPGAPGLPGSRSAERALEEAVATGTLNLSNRRLKHFPRGAARSYDLSDITQADLSRNRFPEVPEAACQLVSLEGLSLYHNCLRCLNPALGNLTALTYLNLSRNQLSSLPPYICQLPLRVLIVSNNKLGALPPDISALGSLRQLDVSSNELQALPAELCSLPTLRDLNVRRNQLSTLPDELGDLPLVRLDFSCNRVSRIPVSFCRLRHLQIILLDSNPLQSPPAQICLKGKLHIFKYLSTEAGRRGGSALGDLAPSRPPSFSPCPAEDLFPGRRYDGGLDSGFHSVDSGSKRWSGNESTDEFSELSFRISELAREPRGPRERREDGSADGDPEQIDFIDSHVPGEDEERGTGEEPRPPESSPVAGDGERAPSSRREEPAGEERRRPDTLQLWQERERRQQQQQQSAVWGAPRKDSFLKLGVRAAGGGPAALSTQAAFNGTSRSNATQLGVSGGQGAPTPTPAPASTSQEPPLPSGPATAPAPRPLSSIQRPNSFLFRSSSQSSSGPSSPDTVLRPRRSPQLLDEKEVMAQLRQVLECRLQRPLPDDLAEALANGVILCQLANQLRPRSVPFIHVPSPAVPKLSALKSRKNVESFLEACRKMGVPEESLCQPHHILEEEGAPGRGLPYIAAVIHALLERP
- the LRCH4 gene encoding leucine-rich repeat and calponin homology domain-containing protein 4 isoform X1, producing the protein MAAAVAAPLAAGGEEAAATTSVPGAPGLPGSRSAERALEEAVATGTLNLSNRRLKHFPRGAARSYDLSDITQADLSRNRFPEVPEAACQLVSLEGLSLYHNCLRCLNPALGNLTALTYLNLSRNQLSSLPPYICQLPLRVLIVSNNKLGALPPDISALGSLRQLDVSSNELQALPAELCSLPTLRDLNVRRNQLSTLPDELGDLPLVRLDFSCNRVSRIPVSFCRLRHLQIILLDSNPLQSPPAQICLKGKLHIFKYLSTEAGRRGGSALGDLAPSRPPSFSPCPAEDLFPGRRYDGGLDSGFHSVDSGSKRWSGNESTDEFSELSFRISELAREPRGPRERREDGSADGDPEQIDFIDSHVPGEDEERGTGEEPRPPESSPVAGDGERAPSSRREEPAGEERRRPDTLQLWQERERRQQQQQQSAVWGAPRKDSFLKLGVRAAGGGPAALSTQAAFNGTSRSNATQLGVSGGQGAPTPTPAPASTSQEPPLPSGPATAPAPRPLSSIQRPNSFLFRSSSQSSSGPSSPDTVLRPRRSPQLLDEKEVMAQLRQVLECRLQRPLPDDLAEALANGVILCQLANQLRPRSVPFIHVPSPAVPKLSALKSRKNVESFLEACRKMGVPEADLCSPSDLLQGTAQGLRTTLEAVMRVGGRAPPPPWPPSGLGGFILFYVVLMLLLCVVYTRLLGS
- the LRCH4 gene encoding leucine-rich repeat and calponin homology domain-containing protein 4 isoform X2 codes for the protein MAAAVAAPLAAGGEEAAATTSVPGAPGLPGSRSAERALEEAVATGTLNLSNRRLKHFPRGAARSYDLSDITQADLSRNRFPEVPEAACQLVSLEGLSLYHNCLRCLNPALGNLTALTYLNLSRNQLSSLPPYICQLPLRVLIVSNNKLGALPPDISALGSLRQLDVSSNELQALPAELCSLPTLRDLNVRRNQLSTLPDELGDLPLVRLDFSCNRVSRIPVSFCRLRHLQIILLDSNPLQSPPAQICLKGKLHIFKYLSTEAGRRGGSALGDLAPSRPPSFSPCPAEDLFPGRRYDGGLDSGFHSVDSGSKRWSGNESTDEFSELSFRISELAREPRGPRERREDGSADGDPEQIDFIDSHVPGEDEERGTGEEPRPPESSPVAGDGERAPSSRREEPAGEERRRPDTLQLWQERERRQQQQQQSAVWGAPRKDSGTSRSNATQLGVSGGQGAPTPTPAPASTSQEPPLPSGPATAPAPRPLSSIQRPNSFLFRSSSQSSSGPSSPDTVLRPRRSPQLLDEKEVMAQLRQVLECRLQRPLPDDLAEALANGVILCQLANQLRPRSVPFIHVPSPAVPKLSALKSRKNVESFLEACRKMGVPEADLCSPSDLLQGTAQGLRTTLEAVMRVGGRAPPPPWPPSGLGGFILFYVVLMLLLCVVYTRLLGS